A genomic stretch from Engraulis encrasicolus isolate BLACKSEA-1 unplaced genomic scaffold, IST_EnEncr_1.0 scaffold_286_np1212, whole genome shotgun sequence includes:
- the LOC134443081 gene encoding myelin-oligodendrocyte glycoprotein-like: MVKLLVSDVTWVVLLTFMLTASEGFQLQGPSGPLAAQLGGSVLLPCAAESPLPLEELEVEWRRADSGALLHLFQEGEERPESQDHVYAGRVHFFTEEFARGNYSIMLHNVTMQDVGDYTCKVFTNVESENIIVEVYLEFLLVRGGGVVFAHAADEVVLNCSVDSHIPADKLEEVTWRRKDLTLVLLYQDGEVVSDASDPKYQVRAQLFSEDIHKGDFSLKLKDVRTEDKGEYICTAHSGDLSANTTVVLRALGKITSLKHTSHTCMHTY; this comes from the exons ATGGTGAAGCTATTGGTTTCCGACGTGACATGGGTGGTGCTTTTGACCTTCATGTTGACCGCGTCTGAGG GTTTCCAACTGCAGGGTCCCTCTGGTCCTCTTGCTGCCCAGCTGGGAGGCTCTGTCCTGCTGCCCTGTGCTGCTGAATCCCCCCTGCctctggaggagctggaggtggagtggagaagagcagaCTCTGGTGCCCTGCTGCACCTCttccaggagggagaggagagaccagagtCACAGGATCATGTGTATGCGGGAAGGGTGCACTTCTTTACAGAGGAGTTTGCCAGAGGGAACTACTCTATCATGCTACATAATGTGACTATGCAAGACGTGGGAGATTACACGTGTAAAGTGTTTACAAATGTAGAGTCAGAAAATATAATAGTAGAGGTGTATTTAG AATTCCTCttggtgagaggaggaggtgtggtgtTTGCTCATGCAGCTGATGAAGTGGTCCTGAACTGCTCTGTGGACTCCCACATACCTGCAGACAAACTAGAGGAGGTCACCTGGAGGAGGAAAGATCTGACATTAGTGCTACTTTACCAAGATGGTGAGGTTGTCTCAGATGCTTCAGATCCAAAGTATCAAGTCCGGGCTCAGTTATTCAGCGAAGATATCCACAAAGGTGacttctcattgaaactgaaaGATGTCAGGACTGAGGATAAAGGGGAGTACATCTGCACGGCGCATAGTGGGGATCTATCGGCCAACACTACTGTGGTTCTACGGGCACTTGGCAAGATTACTTCCTtgaaacacacatcacatacttgcatgcacacatattAA